One segment of Panicum virgatum strain AP13 chromosome 1K, P.virgatum_v5, whole genome shotgun sequence DNA contains the following:
- the LOC120644831 gene encoding putrescine hydroxycinnamoyltransferase 1-like, whose protein sequence is MAVEILESCMVTPGEAATPKHGVWLSNLDLLVARSHTPTVYVYRPSPGPAFFSPDVLKAALSKVLVPFYPLAGRLGRDGAGRPEIHCTGDGVLFVTARADATLQDLGGFVPSDELRRLLVPSADGGDDRAGILAMFQVTFFKCGGVCVGAAIHHTAADGLAALDFVNTWAAIARGAGEAAPRPWLDRTLLRARSPPAVRFDHAEYSRRGGGGSKVPFDSAILPVSKAQIDALKAGKKLSTFKAVVAHVWRCACKARGLAATEDTRLYMTADARSRVRPPLPEGYLGNAIFRASTVAKVGDVVSEPLDAAADRISGATARLDDEYIRSLVDHLEQAVSDAAGLRKGEWVMPETDLWVISWQGLPIYDADFGWGRPAFMNRACLQFSGLVYLVPGPDGDGRLDVVVAMEPKSLARFKELLYEELK, encoded by the exons ATGGCGGTGGAGATCCTCGAGTCATGCATGGTGAcgcccggcgaggcggcgacgccCAAGCATGGCGTGTGGCTCTCCAACCTCGACCTCCTCGTGGCCAGGAGCCACACGCCCACCGTCTACGTCTACCGGCCCAGCCCCGGCCCGGCCTTCTTCTCGCCGGACGTCCTCAAGGCCGCCCTGTCCAAGGTGCTCGTCCCCTTCTACCCCCTCGCCGGCCGGCTCGGTCGGGACGGCGCTGGCCGCCCGGAGATCCACTGCACCGGCGACGGCGTGCTCTTCGTCACTGCGCGCGCCGACGCTACGCTCCAAGATCTCGGCGGCTTCGTCCCGTCGGACGAGCTGCGGCGGCTGCTTGTCCCctcggccgacggcggcgacgaccgcGCCGGCATTCTGGCCATGTTCCAG GTGACGTTCTTTAAGTGCGGCGGCGTGTGCGTCGGCGCCGCGATCCATCACACGGCGGCGGACGGCCTCGCGGCGCTGGACTTCGTGAACACGTGGGCTGCCATCGCGAgaggcgccggcgaggcggcgccgcgCCCGTGGCTGGACCGCACGCTCCTCCGCGCGCGCTCCCCTCCCGCCGTGCGGTTCGACCATGCCGAGTActcccggcgcggcggaggtggtTCGAAGGTCCCGTTCGACTCCGCCATCCTGCCCGTGTCCAAGGCCCAGATCGACGCGCTCAAGGCCGGCAAGAAGCTGTCCACGTTCAAGGCCGTGGTCGCCCACGTCTGGCGGTGCGCGTGCAAAGCTCGCGGCCTCGCGGCGACGGAGGACACCCGCCTGTACATGACCGCCGACGCGCGCTCCCGCGTCCGCCCGCCGCTTCCGGAAGGCTACCTCGGCAACGCCATCTTCCGCGCGTCGACGGTGGCCAAGGTGGGCGACGTGGTCTCGGAGCCcctggacgccgccgcggacaggATCTCCGGCGCCACCGCCCGGCTGGACGACGAGTACATCCGGTCGCTGGTGGACCACCTGGAGCAGGCGGTGAGCGACGCGGCTGGGCTGCGCAAGGGTGAGTGGGTGATGCCGGAGACCGAcctgtgggtgataagctggCAGGGGCTACCGATCTACGACGCCGACTTCGGCTGGGGCCGGCCGGCGTTCATGAACCGGGCGTGCCTCCAGTTCAGCGGCCTCGTGTACCTCGTCCCCGGCCCGGACGGCGACGGACGGCTCGACGTCGTCGTGGCCATGGAGCCCAAGAGCTTAGCCCGGTTCAAGGAGCTGCTCTACGAGGAGCTCAAGTAG
- the LOC120644708 gene encoding flocculation protein FLO11-like codes for MDACEIRAPGAVLLPKSKLPAEKNYANGHSDDDAVKRRVAAMPAAAPTTPRRHPSPNAGRASSPTSAGSQAKRSQSTERRPATPSRPSSGGSRPTTPSRISAPTSPSSAPSSPSSSSSSSSTPVRDAVSETQSAPRKLSGSRAPDGLWPSMRSLSSSFQLESKGKRITSSPSADQAKMRDAAPADRKRSPSRGRASHEQSENPHAKVIDQHRWPAMMGGRVSAISMSKSMDLTDKISRSALPSVPSRRVSPKRTTMSSAANALSRSNDLADKIDRLVSSSVSSRGGSPRRSAALSDANDVSKSTIVGKDLKPASVSISSRRASPIRTAASESMDLTENDNSTLSASVSSPSISPSASVSSVSNAASQTTTKSSEILNEPITNLSSPRGLSPRRTTSGGTGTLSKSVDFPEKDRRPASSRGTSPRRRLASDGVNDIVRNMDFAERDSRVVSSSIPSRGVSPRRRLASDGADAILRSMDFSGKDNRPSTSSSARGISPRRRLASDGIGAVTKGMDFADNANRPSTSSVASRGISPRPQLASDGVATVSKPPDLADRHDRPSTSYAASRGMSPRRRLASDASNATSERIDFTEKDSGTVSSSVAPRGVSTLRRLSSHGVETVSKSMDVAEKDTRPTTSSAAIRGFSPRRRLASDGINVISKNMDLVENSNKPVTMPAAARGVSPRRRLASDGVNLISKNMDLFDNSNKPFTMSAAARGVSPRRRLASDGVNVISKSFDHVENSNKPVTVSAVARGVSPRRRLASDGIESISKSTDLAEKSIRPSTSSMASRGVSPRKRPTSDGVNAILKSTEFSDKNCRPSSSSAALRGISPRSRSVSNATSTGVNFAEKDGTPSSSTSASCQTPQNSRLQSDGVNTLSKDVEISSTVSDCTSDSKHDDTGALLKGIDVTEKITVPMQDGGDGDDPGTMDSTDIGTDAVSSSIASQEISPSKPVIDDIKNTENVDAAQKGTRAILVKIPSRGASPRRRHASDCIDTISKSMDFTEKDKKPMTVSVPLRGMSPRRTARSDSANVMSKSMDFSDKCNGQISSMVPSRVFCTRRVLGPDGANAMSRSMDLTDKIRQQISSTVQSSRASPRKMPLAYNRVKVPEVLSGDVESPASVDGSEIQEENASSSPDAPSNNSEKFTPPRQLARTSSSPSRVLIRPSSPSNASSTSSFASRRLPSPSRTRPSTPVSPCSSVRSDSASSILSYIGDATRGKKSPAHMEDAHQLRLLHNRNLQWRFTNAYVDEMLSIQKMSAETMLYSVWDANSRMCDSMVMIRSYVQRLRQEVKLGIVLKEQMDYLDSWAALQTEHSSSLSSATEALKASTLRLPVSGGAKADVLTIKNAVSSAVDIMQAMGSSICHLLSKLQGTHTLVTELSAVAAKESTLLNEYRELLATAAALQVQESSLRTQLIQQTE; via the exons ATGGACGCCTGCGAAATCCGGGCGCCAGGAGCAGTGCTGCTGCCGAAATCTAAGCTGCCGGCGGAGAAGAATTATGCTAATGGCCACAGTGATGATGACGCGGTGAAGCGCAGGGTAGCCGCGATGCCAGCAGCGGCGCCTACTACTCCACGGAGGCACCCGTCGCCGAATGCCGGTCGGGCGTCGTCCCCGACGTCGGCTGGGTCACAGGCGAAGAGGTCCCAGTCCACCGAACGGCGGCCGGCGACTCCGTCGAGGCCGTCTTCCGGCGGGTCGCGGCCGACTACCCCGTCCAGGATCTCTGCCCCGACGTCGCCATCGTCTGCGCCTTCCAGCCCGTCATCCTCATCGTCCAGCTCGTCGACGCCGGTGCGTGATGCCGTTTCAGAAACGCAAAGTGCACCGAGGAAGTTGTCTGGTAGCCGGGCTCCTGATGGGTTGTGGCCGTCAATGCGGAGTCTGTCTTCTTCTTTCCAGCTCGAATCAAAGGGTAAAAGGATCACTAGCAGCCCTTCTGCGGATCAGGCCAAGATGAGGGATGCAGCTCCAGCTGATAGGAAGAGGAGCCCGTCGAGAGGGAGAGCTAGCCATGAGCAATCGGAGAATCCACATGCCAAGGTGATTGATCAACATCGCTGGCCTGCTATGATGGGGGGCAGGGTGTCTGCTATCTCAATGTCTAAAAGCATGGATCTCACAGATAAGATTAGTAGGTCTGCTCTTCCATCAGTTCCATCACGAAGGGTTTCACCAAAGAGAACAACAATGTCCTCTGCTGCAAATGCATTGTCAAGAAGTAATGATCTTGCTGATAAAATTGACCGCTTGGTCTCTTCGTCAGTGTCATCACGAGGGGGTTCACCAAGAAGATCAGCTGCTCTCAGTGATGCAAATGATGTGTCTAAAAGCACCATTGTTGGTAAAGATCTCAAACCTGCATCAGTGTCAATTTCATCAAGAAGGGCGTCACCAATAAGAACAGCTGCATCAGAGAGCATGGATCTTACTGAAAATGATAACAGTACACTCTCCGCATCAGTTTCTTCACCCAGCATTTCACCAAGTGCGTCGGTATCAAGTGTGTCTAATGCTGCATCGCAGACTACTACAAAATCATCCGAGATACTAAATGAACCCATTACGAACCTGTCTTCGCCGAGAGGACTTTCACCTAGAAGAACAACTTCTGGTGGCACTGGTACTCTATCGAAAAGTGTTGATTTCCCTGAGAAAGATAGGAGACCAGCTTCATCAAGAGGGACTTCACCAAGAAGGCGACTCGCTTCTGATGGTGTTAATGATATTGTCAGAAATATGGATTTCGCTGAAAGGGACAGCAGAGTAGTCAGCTCGTCAATTCCATCTCGAGGGGTTTCTCCAAGGAGAAGACTTGCCTCTGATGGTGCCGATGCTATATTAAGGAGCATGGATTTTTCTGGAAAGGATAACAGACCATCCACCTCATCCTCTGCACGTGGGATTTCTCCACGAAGAAGGCTTGCTTCTGATGGCATCGGTGCTGTAACCAAAGGCATGGATTTTGCTGATAATGCTAACAGACCATCAACCTCTTCGGTGGCATCACGAGGGATTTCACCAAGACCTCAATTAGCCTCTGATGGAGTTGCCACTGTATCAAAACCCCCAGATCTTGCTGATAGACATGACAGGCCATCAACCTCATATGCAGCATCACGAGGTATGTCACCACGACGCAGGCTTGCATCTGATGCTAGCAATGCCACTTCAGAAAGAATCGACTTTACCGAAAAGGATTCTGGAACTGTATCCTCTTCGGTTGCACCTAGAGGGGTCTCAAcattaagacggctttcctctcATGGTGTTGAAACTGTATCAAAGAGTATGGATGTTGCTGAGAAAGATACCAGACCAACCACCTCTTCAGCTGCAATACGAGGGTTTTCACCAAGACGACGACTTGCCTCAGATGGAATCAATGTGATCTCAAAGAACATGGATCTTGTTGAAAACAGTAACAAACCTGTCACCATGCCAGCTGCAGCACGAGGTGTTTCACCAAGAAGACGGCTCGCCTCAGATGGTGTCAATCTGATCTCAAAGAACATGGACCTTTTTGACAACAGTAACAAACCTTTCACCATGTCAGCTGCAGCAAGAGGGGTTTCACCAAGGAGACGGCTCGCCTCAGATGGTGTCAATGTGATATCAAAGAGCTTTGATCATGTTGAAAATAGTAACAAACCTGTCACGGTGTCAGCTGTAGCACGAGGGGTTTCACCAAGAAGACGGCTCGCCTCTGACGGTATAGAATCTATATCAAAGAGCACAGACTTAGCTGAAAAAAGTATCAGACCTTCAACCTCATCAATGGCATCACGAGGGGTTTCGCCAAGAAAGCGGCCGACCTCTGATGGTGTCAATGCTATATTGAAGAGCACAGAATTTTCTGATAAAAACTGTAGACCATCTTCCTCATCAGCTGCTTTACGAGGGATTTCTCCCAGAAGCAGATCTGTCTCTAATGCCACATCAACAGGCGTGAATTTTGCTGAAAAAGACGGCACACCGTCCAGCTCAACAAGTGCATCATGTCAGACTCCGCAGAACAGTAGGCTTCAATCTGATGGTGTTAATACCCTATCAAAAGATGTGGAAATCTCATCAACTGTATCTGATTGCACTTCAGACAGTAAACACGATGACACTGGTGCTCTATTAAAAGGCATAGATGTCACTGAGAAAATTACTGTGCCAATGCAAGATGGTGGTGATGGCGATGATCCAGGAACGATGGATTCTACTGACATAGGTACAGATGCAGTCTCGTCATCCATTGCATCTCAGGAGATATCACCGAGCAAACCTGTTATTGATGACATTAAGAATACAGAAAATGTTGATGCAGCTCAAAAGGGTACCAGAGCAATCTTGGTGAAGATTCCATCTCGAGGTGCTTCTCCAAGAAGGCGACATGCATCCGATTGCATTGATACTATATCTAAAAGCATGGATTTTACTGAGAAAGATAAGAAACCTATGACAGTTTCAGTTCCATTACGTGGAATGTCACCAAGAAGAACAGCGAGATCTGACAGTGCTAATGTAATGTCAAAGAGTATGGATTTTTCTGATAAATGTAATGGACAAATATCTTCGATGGTTCCTTCACGAGTGTTTTGTACAAGAAGAGTGCTAGGACCTGATGGTGCTAATGCAATGTCAAGAAGCATGGATCTAACTGATAAAATCAGACAGCAAATCTCTTCAACTGTGCAATCATCCAGAGCTTCACCAAGGAAAATGCCTCTTGCTTATAACAGAGTAAAAGTCCCTGAAGTTTTGTCCGGTGATGTTGAGAGCCCTGCTTCTGTTGATGGAAGTGAAATTCAAGAGGAGAATGCCAGTTCTAGTCCAGATGCTCCTTCAAATAATTCAGAAAAATTTACACCTCCAAGGCAGTTAGCTAGGACATCGTCTTCACCATCTCGTGTTCTAATACGCCCTTCATCACCATCCAATGCTTCATCAACATCATCGTTTGCCTCTAGGAGATTACCAAGCCCATCAAGGACTAGACCCTCAACACCTGTCTCACCATGTAGTTCTGTCAGATCTGATTCGGCCTCTTCTATTCTTAGCTACATTGGTGATGCTACACGAGGGAAGAAGAGCCCAGCACACATGGAAGATGCCCATCAATTGCGCCTCCTGCATAATAGGAACTTACAATGGCGTTTTACCAATGCTTATGTTGATGAAATGCTATCAATTCAGAAAATGAGTGCAGAG ACTATGCTTTACAGTGTGTGGGATGCTAACTCAAGGATGTGTGACTCTATGGTTATGATAAGGAGCTATGTGCAAAGACTACGGCAAGAGGTCAAATTGGGGATAGTATTGAAGGAGCAA ATGGATTACCTCGACAGCTGGGCAGCACTGCAAACAGAgcattcttcttctttatccagCGCAACTGAAGCTCTTAAAGCAAGCACATTGCGTCTTCCAGTTTCAGGAGGAGCTAAG GCCGATGTACTTACTATTAAGAATGCTGTCAGTTCAGCAGTTGACATCATGCAAGCAATGGGgtcatccatttgccatttgCTATCAAAG TTACAGGGTACACACACTCTGGTTACAGAACTTTCAGCTGTTGCTGCTAAAGAAAGTACCTTACTTAATGAGTACAGAGAACTCTTGGCAACAGCAGCGGCACTACAG GTTCAAGAGTCCAGCCTAAGGACACAGCTCATACAACAAACAGAGTGA
- the LOC120644817 gene encoding translation initiation factor IF3-2, chloroplastic-like isoform X2 has translation MVGVAAGFAFAPAVSRAPYRPGAVSNASGPPSSSARFPARPWAPARLVVVARYSSSPSYESDEEEDEEALGGGGWGRRDRGPDPDSDPALDIERIESSTVRLLDEQKRMVGVVSVSEAVQIADDNDLILAILSLDGDPPVLRLFEERDYKKHRYEQQKKKKIQQKRSVAKRMGLKELKMGVRLKAARKFLKAGDKVKIIVNLKGRENLYKKEAIELLRRFQNDVGELATEESKNFVERNIYVVLVPNKIAIQKEQDELNRKDTAKEEKDQSDGDDELLTEQLEESKEPEAEVSANV, from the exons ATGGTCGGCGTCGCCGCAGGCTTCGCCTTCGCGCCGGCAGTGTCCCGCGCACCTTACAGGCCCGGCGCCGTATCCAACGCATCGGGCCCCCCCTCCTCGTCGGCGCGGTTCCCGGCCAGGCCGtgggcgccggcgaggctcgTCGTGGTCGCGCGGTACTCGTCCTCGCCCTCGTACGAgagcgacgaggaggaggatgaggaggcgctcggaggcggcgggtgGGGAAGGAGGGACCGCGGGCCCGACCCTGACTCCGACCCCGCCCTTGACATTGAACGAATCGA GTCCTCGACTGTAAGGCTCTTGGATGAACAGAAAAGAATG GTTGGCGTGGTATCCGTAAGCGAGGCAGTTCAAATTGCAGACGACAATGACCTTATACTG GCAATATTATCATTAGACGGAGATCCCCCAGTACTTCGACTCTTTGAGGAGAGAGATTACAA AAAGCACAGGTAtgagcagcagaagaagaaaaagattcaGCAGAAAAGATCTGTTG CAAAACGCATGGGCTTGAAGGAGTTGAAAATGGG TGTGAGGCTTAAAGCTGCAAGAAAGTTTCTTAAAGCTGGAGACAAG GTTAAGATAATCGTGAACTTGAAAGGACGGGAAAACTTGTATAAAAAAGAAGCTATTGAACTCCTGAGAAGATTCCAAAATGATGTTGGTGAG CTAGCGACGGAAGAAAGTAAAAATTTTGTGGAGAGGAATATATATGTGGTTCTTGTTCCCAATAAGATAGCTATACAGAAAGAGCAGGATGAGTTGAACAGAAAGGATACTGCAAAAGAAGAGAAAGACCAATCAGACGGTGATGATGAACTTCTGACAGAGCAACTGGAGGAAAGTAAGGAGCCTGAAGCAGAAGTCTCAGCAAATGTTTGA
- the LOC120644839 gene encoding NADPH-dependent aldehyde reductase-like protein, chloroplastic — protein MATSNGSHPAAATPPEPLRGRVAIVTGGSGGIGGAVTEHLASLGARVVVGYVGDPAPAEQLVAALNSGSRAPRAVAVGADVSDPAQVARLFDAAQAAFGPDLHILVAAAGVQDAAYPPIADTTAEQWDRAFGVNARGAFLCCREAARRLERGGAGRIVTFSSSNVGSLRPGYGAYVATKAAVEAMTKVLAKELAGTGITANSVAPGPVATPMFYAGKSEERVAAVARECPMGRIGEPDDVAPVVGFLCTDAAGWINGQVIRVNGGYV, from the coding sequence ATGGCAACGAGCAACGGGTCGCACCCAGCCGCAGCGACACCTCCCGAGCCGCTCCGAGGCCGGGTGGCCATCGTGACGGGAGGCTCCGGCGGCATCGGCGGCGCGGTGACCGAGCACCTGGCGTCCCTCGGCGCCCGCGTCGTGGTCGGCTACGTCGGCGACCCGGCCCCCGCGGAGCAGCTCGTCGCGGCGCTCAACTCGGGGTCCCGGGCGCCGCGCGCCGTCGCGGTGGGCGCGGACGTGTCCGACCCGGCGCAGGTGGCGCGCCTGTTCgacgcggcgcaggcggcgttCGGGCCCGACCTGCACATCCtggtcgccgccgcgggggtGCAGGACGCGGCGTACCCTCCCATCGCCGACACCACGGCCGAGCAGTGGGACCGCGCCTTCGGCGTGAACGCGCGCGGCGCCTTCCTGTGCTgccgcgaggcggcgcggcggctggagcgcggcggcgcggggcgcatCGTCACCTTCTCGTCGTCCAACGTGGGGTCGCTGCGCCCGGGGTACGGCGCGTACGTGGCGACCAAGGCGGCCGTGGAGGCGATGACCAAGGTGCTGGCCAAGGAGCTCGCCGGGACGGGGATCACGGCCAACAGCGTCGCGCCGGGGCCGGTGGCCACGCCCATGTTCTACGCCGGCAAGTCGGAGGAGCGCgtggcggccgtggcgcgcgaGTGCCCCATGGGGCGGATCGGCGAGCCAGACGACGTGGCGCCGGTGGTGGGCTTCCTGTGCACGGACGCCGCCGGGTGGATCAACGGCCAGGTCATTCGTGTCAACGGTGGCTACGTGTAA
- the LOC120644817 gene encoding translation initiation factor IF3-4, chloroplastic-like isoform X1 yields MVGVAAGFAFAPAVSRAPYRPGAVSNASGPPSSSARFPARPWAPARLVVVARYSSSPSYESDEEEDEEALGGGGWGRRDRGPDPDSDPALDIERIESSTVRLLDEQKRMVGVVSVSEAVQIADDNDLILAILSLDGDPPVLRLFEERDYKKHRYEQQKKKKIQQKRSVAKRMGLKELKMGYNIDVHDYSVRLKAARKFLKAGDKVKIIVNLKGRENLYKKEAIELLRRFQNDVGELATEESKNFVERNIYVVLVPNKIAIQKEQDELNRKDTAKEEKDQSDGDDELLTEQLEESKEPEAEVSANV; encoded by the exons ATGGTCGGCGTCGCCGCAGGCTTCGCCTTCGCGCCGGCAGTGTCCCGCGCACCTTACAGGCCCGGCGCCGTATCCAACGCATCGGGCCCCCCCTCCTCGTCGGCGCGGTTCCCGGCCAGGCCGtgggcgccggcgaggctcgTCGTGGTCGCGCGGTACTCGTCCTCGCCCTCGTACGAgagcgacgaggaggaggatgaggaggcgctcggaggcggcgggtgGGGAAGGAGGGACCGCGGGCCCGACCCTGACTCCGACCCCGCCCTTGACATTGAACGAATCGA GTCCTCGACTGTAAGGCTCTTGGATGAACAGAAAAGAATG GTTGGCGTGGTATCCGTAAGCGAGGCAGTTCAAATTGCAGACGACAATGACCTTATACTG GCAATATTATCATTAGACGGAGATCCCCCAGTACTTCGACTCTTTGAGGAGAGAGATTACAA AAAGCACAGGTAtgagcagcagaagaagaaaaagattcaGCAGAAAAGATCTGTTG CAAAACGCATGGGCTTGAAGGAGTTGAAAATGGG ATACAACATTGATGTCCATGATTACAGTGTGAGGCTTAAAGCTGCAAGAAAGTTTCTTAAAGCTGGAGACAAG GTTAAGATAATCGTGAACTTGAAAGGACGGGAAAACTTGTATAAAAAAGAAGCTATTGAACTCCTGAGAAGATTCCAAAATGATGTTGGTGAG CTAGCGACGGAAGAAAGTAAAAATTTTGTGGAGAGGAATATATATGTGGTTCTTGTTCCCAATAAGATAGCTATACAGAAAGAGCAGGATGAGTTGAACAGAAAGGATACTGCAAAAGAAGAGAAAGACCAATCAGACGGTGATGATGAACTTCTGACAGAGCAACTGGAGGAAAGTAAGGAGCCTGAAGCAGAAGTCTCAGCAAATGTTTGA